From Pseudochaenichthys georgianus chromosome 11, fPseGeo1.2, whole genome shotgun sequence, a single genomic window includes:
- the LOC117455416 gene encoding NAD(P)H dehydrogenase [quinone] 1-like has protein sequence MVSKKVLIVYAHQSSGSFNSAAKDAAVEVLTAKGYAVEVSDLYAMTFKATATAEDITGEVKNADHFCYGEETKLAWEAGKLTADITEEQRKLTEADLVIFQFPMYWFTVPAIMKGWMDRVLTLGFAFTHEKRYSQGIFKDKRAMLSFTTGSQESMFSANGINGDMNVTLWPLQNGILHYCGFQVLAPQIFWAPSHISSEARGTMLEGWRTRMQGLLGENPLAFTPLDCFDGEKGYQLKPEVHEKHAAKEFGLTVGTHLGKALPPNNQMKAGV, from the exons ATGG TGTCAAAGAAAGTGTTGATTGTGTATGCACACCAGAGCTCTGGCTCCTTCAACTCTGCAGCCAAAGACGCTGCGGTGGAAGTTTTAACTGCTAAGGGCTACGCAGTAGAAGTATCTGACCTGTATGCCATGACGTTTAAGGCCACTGCTACAGCTGAGGACATCACTG GAGAAGTTAAGAATGCAGATCACTTCTGTTACGGAGAGGAGACCAAACTGGCATGGGAGGCGGGAAAGCTTACTGCTGATATCACTGAAGAACAACGCAAACTCACTGAGGCCGACCTCGTCATCTTTCAG TTCCCCATGTACTGGTTCACTGTTCCTGCCATCATGAAGGGCTGGATGGACCGGGTGCTCACACTGGGCTTTGCCTTCACCCACGAGAAGCGCTACAGCCAGGGAATCTTCAAG GACAAGAGGGCCATGCTCTCCTTCACCACTGGGTCTCAGGAGTCCATGTTCAGTGCAAATGGCATTAATGGAGACATGAATGTCACTCTTTGGCCACTGCAG AATGGCATCCTGCACTACTGTGGCTTCCAGGTTCTGGCTCCTCAGATCTTCTGGGCCCCGTCTCACATTTCCTCTGAGGCACGCGGTACCATGCTGGAGGGCTGGCGCACGCGCATGCAAGGCCTCCTGGGAGAAAACCCACTTGCTTTCACTCCCTTGGACTGCTTTGATGGGGAGAAGGGTTACCAGCTGAAGCCTGAGGTCCATGAGAAACATGCCGCAAAGGAGTTTGGACTGACCGTGGGGACCCACCTGGGCAAGGCCCTGCCACCCAACAACCAGATGAAAGCTGGAGTCTGA
- the LOC117455427 gene encoding ribosyldihydronicotinamide dehydrogenase [quinone]-like, which produces MVSKKVLIVYAHQSSGSFNSAAKDAVVEVLTAKGYAVEVSDLYAMTFKATATAEDITGEVKNADHFCYGEETKLAWEAGTLTADITEEQRKLTEADLVIFQFPMYWFTVPAIMKGWMDRVLTLGFAFTHEKRYSQGIFKDKKAMLSFTTGSQESMFSANGINGDMNVTLWPLQNDILHYCGFQVLAPQIFWAPSHVSSEARGTMLEGWCTRMQGLLGENPLAFTPLDCFDGEKGYQLKPEVHEKHAAKEFGLTVGTHLGKALPPNNQMKVGV; this is translated from the exons ATGG TGTCAAAGAAAGTGTTGATTGTGTATGCACACCAGAGCTCTGGCTCCTTCAACTCTGCAGCCAAAGACGCTGTGGTGGAAGTTTTAACTGCTAAGGGCTACGCAGTAGAAGTATCTGACCTGTATGCCATGACGTTTAAGGCCACTGCTACAGCTGAGGACATCACTG GAGAAGTTAAGAATGCAGATCACTTCTGTTACGGAGAGGAGACCAAACTGGCATGGGAGGCGGGAACGCTTACTGCTGATATCACTGAAGAACAACGCAAACTCACTGAGGCCGACCTCGTCATTTTTCAG TTCCCCATGTACTGGTTCACTGTTCCTGCCATCATGAAGGGCTGGATGGACCGGGTGCTCACACTGGGCTTTGCCTTCACCCACGAGAAGCGCTACAGCCAGGGAATCTTCAAG GACAAGAAGGCCATGCTCTCCTTCACCACTGGGTCTCAGGAGTCCATGTTCAGTGCAAATGGCATTAATGGAGACATGAATGTCACTCTTTGGCCACTGCAG AATGACATCCTGCACTACTGTGGCTTCCAGGTTCTGGCTCCTCAGATCTTCTGGGCCCCGTCTCACGTTTCCTCTGAGGCACGCGGTACCATGCTGGAGGGCTGGTGCACGCGCATGCAAGGCCTCCTGGGAGAAAACCCACTTGCTTTCACTCCCTTGGACTGCTTTGATGGGGAGAAGGGTTACCAGCTGAAGCCTGAGGTCCATGAGAAACATGCCGCCAAGGAGTTTGGACTGACTGTGGGAACCCACCTGGGCAAGGCCCTTCCACCCAACAACCAGATGAAAGTTGGAGTCTGA